In Candidatus Nanopelagicales bacterium, the genomic window CTAACAGCCATTCCCAAAGTCGATCAAGTAGGCGTCTACTGGAAGCGGGATTAGTGGCAACCGACCCCAGCCAGGGGTCGACGCGATCGGGAACTGGCGGTACCGTCGCGGTGCATCGGTGCCGACCACGAGAGGGTGTCAATCATGAGTAACGGTGACAAGGCGACAGCAACGGTCGTCGTAGGCGTTGATGGTTCGGAACAAAGCGTGCGCGCGCTGTTGTGGGCTGCCGAAGAGGCGAAGTTGCGCGGCACGTCCCTGCACGCGGTGCAAGCATGGCAGCCACTGGGAGGCGCTTGGGCGTCTCCGGCAGGTGCGGCGCCGGCTAGTGCCTGGAGCCATGAGGACTACGTCGCCGAGACGCTCAGTTCGCTCGACGAATTCGTTTCAGCGACGTTGACCGATTACGCTGATGTTCATGTCCGCAAGAGCGTCGGAGTGGGAAATCCGGTTGAAGTCCTCATCCACACTGCCGAGCAGGACGATGCGCAAATGCTCGTCGTTGGCAGCCGTGGCCAGGGCGGCTTCAAGCGCTTACTGTTGGGTTCGGTGAGCGAGCAGTGCGCCACGCACGCGCATTGCCCAGTCGTGATCATCCATCCAGAGCCGAAGTGATGACCTCATAGAAAAGCCATCGCCACCACAGGGCTCCGCATCCACCAACAAGGGTGCTGTGGCGGGCGCCTTCGATTGGATGTTCCGCAATCGAAAGACCGGCGGGGTAACGATCGGTCAATTTCCCAACCTTCCGCTGGCCATCTTCTTCGTCGCATTCGTTGTT contains:
- a CDS encoding universal stress protein; this translates as MSNGDKATATVVVGVDGSEQSVRALLWAAEEAKLRGTSLHAVQAWQPLGGAWASPAGAAPASAWSHEDYVAETLSSLDEFVSATLTDYADVHVRKSVGVGNPVEVLIHTAEQDDAQMLVVGSRGQGGFKRLLLGSVSEQCATHAHCPVVIIHPEPK